The Polyodon spathula isolate WHYD16114869_AA chromosome 3, ASM1765450v1, whole genome shotgun sequence genome has a segment encoding these proteins:
- the LOC121311431 gene encoding zinc finger protein 438-like — protein sequence MACPTKSLQFRTIAPKAPSSVVGPAILSCQPSLPDAQATSPKSIIMPAQKYALMQVASQEGTFSLVALSPPVTPQSPQQIQRNMTFPRNMKLPIPRYQSVRHKSTPEKATAAAQRAHMFTPAKHVTQAVQMQTPASPAETPCKVEGSEQVILIDPSSSEISVTTLLTGRSVLGSSVEKPADTDKAARDPTICSVSQHLHVGANAAEPNSSTYLKESEDKAEKLKQDLSKPSNSSNTITVLSPAIFGKAVQIIPSAPKVKVPILPYSKVKNTLYPVTKLNLKSPEKTTSISKSNLLKTAEHTPLHLEASDGCYLASSPSQGTSQQTNTKCFASNFGKVLADTFQKPTTGTIRKRGRKRKTIEDVLVSEAKKKRSFSFIKRQFPDKPLPDICGSKEEALDICKKYRSIRPKPVVLAEALPHVTGLNQLPECLEHDFLINHRFAGRVLDCQHLENITDKYKSTKASNVYLGSKQLHRCPTCNRCFQFKHHLQSHMNSHTNSRPYVCPLCRKTYAHSGSLSTHMKLHHSEGRHKKNMRCEFCNKVFGYIGVYFRHLKEVHKVILSLEPSVQQNQVEVDTASGGSNSTYSSDDPIQSEEEQVELQIKCGRCQTITPTFADMKLHLLYVHGEEIQVRLKDKVLQGGREAENELVKHAAHYWKQLNEKRNLVKCGSCKEEFYSFSKLRKHIYSHHQGESAMKVDSACSQAASENTCRDHALNTSPELLDKSITLRAELGFNCILCTGVLASKEEMFDHWQSRHNCEDPAVLWTVVSAFMEREEVNPSSENPEQQSAYHPTHPCGLG from the exons ATGGCATGTCCGACGAAGAGCCTCCAGTTTAGGACCATTGCTCCTAAAGCGCCTTCCTCTGTAGTTGGGCCAGCTATCCTGTCATGTCAGCCCTCCCTGCCTGATGCTCAAGCAACCAGCCCGAAGTCCATTATCATGCCAGCTCAGAAATACGCTCTGATGCAGGTTGCCAGCCAAGAGGGGACCTTTTCCCTTGTAGCCTTGTCTCCACCTGTGACGCCTCAGTCGCCTCAGCAGATCCAGAGAAACATGACCTTCCCGAGAAACATGAAATTGCCAATCCCAAGGTACCAGTCCGTGAGACACAAGTCCACTCCGGAGAAGGCTACTGCAGCAGCTCAGAGAGCTCACATGTTCACACCTGCCAAACATGTGACACAAGCTGTTCAGATGCAGACTCCTGCCTCCCCTGCTGAGACTCCCTGTAAAGTAGAAGGTTCCGAGCAGGTTATATTAATCGACCCCAGCTCCAGTGAAATCTCTGTCACCACATTGCTTACTGGCCGCAGTGTCTTGGGTTCTTCTGTAgaaaagccagcagacacagatAAGGCAGCTAGAGACCCAACCATCTGCAGTGTTTCACAACACCTCCACGTTGGAGCAAATGCTGCTGAACCAAACAGCAGCACTTATTTGAAAGAGTCTGAGGATAAAGCCGAGAAGTTAAAACAAGACCTATCAAAGCCTTCTAACTCATCAAATACCATAACTGTTCTCTCGCCAGCGATTTTTGGCAAGGCCGTCCAGATTATTCCATCTGCTCCTAAAGTGAAAGTCCCCATCTTGCCCTACTCCAAAGTAAAAAACACCTTGTACCCAGTGACTAAATTGAACTTGAAATCGCCAGAGAAGACGACGTCTATCTCAAAGTCTAATCTACTCAAAACAGCAGAACATACGCCACTGCATCTGGAAGCTTCCGATGGATGTTATCTAGCTTCCTCCCCATCGCAGGGCACCTCACAGCAGACAAATACAAAGTGTTTTGCTAGCAACTTTGGAAAAGTGCTTGCAGATACATTTCAAAAGCCGACCACCGGCACCATTAGAAAAAGGGGAAGGAAAAGAAAAACCATTGAGGATGTACTCGTTTCGGAGGCTAAAAAGAAGAGATCGTTCTCTTTCATTAAGAGACAATTTCCAGACAAACCATTGCCAGATATCTGCGGATCCAAGGAGGAAGCACTAGATATTTGCAAGAAGTATCGCAGTATCAGGCCTAAACCTGTTGTGCTGGCAGAAGCTCTTCCTCATGTGACAGGTCTCAATCAGCTCCCTGAGTGTTTGGAACACGACTTTCTTATAAACCATAGATTTGCAGGTAGAGTTTTAGACTGTCAGCACTTGGAAAACATTACTGACAAGTACAAATCTACGAAAGCTAGTAATGTATACCTTGGGAGTAAACAGTTACACAGGTGCCCTACCTGCAACCGTTGCTTTCAGTTTAAACACCACCTCCAAAGCCATATGAACAGTCACACTAACAGCCGTCCTTACGTTTGCCCCCTGTGTCGTAAGACGTACGCTCATTCTGGCAGCCTGAGCACACACATGAAGCTTCATCACAGCGAAGGCcgtcacaaaaaaaacatgcgCTGTGAGTTCTGTAATAAAGTTTTTGGCTACATCGGAGTCTACTTCAGACACCTGAAGGAAGTCCATAAGGTGATTCTTAGTTTAGAGCCGTCTGTTCAGCAAAATCAAGTTGAAGTTGACACCGCCAGTGGGGG GAGTAACTCCACTTATTCCAGTGACGACCCAATTCAGAGTGAAGAGGAACAGGTGGAGCTGCAGATAAAGTGTGGCCGCTGCCAGACCATCACTCCCACCTTTGCAGATATGAAGCTGCACTTACTATATGTTCATGGGGAGGAGATCCAGGTGAGGCTCAAGGACAAGGTCCTCCAGGGAGGCAGAGAGGCTGAAAACGAGCTGGTCAAGCATGCGGCCCACTATTGGAAACAGCTGAACGAGAAGAGGAACCTTGTGAAGTGCGGAAGCTGCAAGGAGGAGTTCTACTCCTTCTCAAAACTGAGGAAGCACATATACTCCCATCACCAGGGCGAGTCTGCAATGAAAGTGGATAGTGCATGCAGTCAAGCAGCGTCTGAAAACACATGCAGGGACCACGCTTTGAACACCAGCCCTGAGCTGCTTGACAAGAGCATTACACTGAGGGCAGAGCTGGGTTTCAACTGCATCTTGTGCACGGGGGTCTTAGCCAGTAAGGAGGAGATGTTTGATCACTGGCAGTCTCGCCACAACTGTGAGGACCCTGCTGTTCTGTGGACGGTGGTGAGCGCTTTTATGGAGCGAGAGGAAGTCAACCCTTCCAGTGAAAACCCTGAACAGCAGTCCGCATATCACCCCACACACCCCTGTGGGCTAGGATAA